A stretch of Gossypium hirsutum isolate 1008001.06 chromosome A06, Gossypium_hirsutum_v2.1, whole genome shotgun sequence DNA encodes these proteins:
- the LOC121230696 gene encoding secreted RxLR effector protein 161-like, whose product MQKIPYASAVGSLMYVQVCTRPDIAYNVGMLGRYLSNPSIDHCIAAKRVMRYLQRTKDYMLTYKRSDLLEVVGYSDSNFAGCQDSRKSTSGYIYLLAGGAISWKSVKQTLVASSTMASEFVACYEASTIEYGCGTLSQGCVFWRM is encoded by the coding sequence ATGCAAAAGATTCCCTATGCATCAGCTGTTGGGAGTTTAATGTATGTTCAAGTATGTACGCGTCCAGATATTGCGTacaatgttgggatgttaggcagatatttaaGCAACCCTAGTATAGACCATTGCATAGCAGCCAAAAGGGTTATGAGATATcttcagagaacaaaagattacatgcttacTTATAAGAGATCAGATCTTTTGGAGGTCGTAGGGTATTCTGATTCTAATTTTGCTGGATGCCAAGATAGTAGGAAATCTACATCAGGCTATATTTACCTATTAGCTGGAGGAGCTATATCTTGGAAAAGTGTCAAACAGACACTTGTAGCTTCGTCTACTATGGCATCAGAGTTTGTAGCATGCTATGAGGCATCAACTATAGAATATGGTTGCGGAACTTTGTCACAGGGCTGCGTATTTTGGAGAATGTAA
- the LOC107901459 gene encoding probable protein phosphatase 2C 9 isoform X1 produces the protein MDRLCCFSSSQLGEGRSYSSSGKGKSHEGMIKFGFSLVKGKANHPMEDYHVAKFMQIQQHELGLFAIYDGHLGDTIPSYLQKHLFANILKEEEFWVDPSRAISKAYEKTDQAILSQSSDLGRGGSTAVTAILINGIKLWVANVGDSRAVLSSGGQAIQMTTDHEPNIERGSIENRGGFVSNMPGDVPRVNGQLAVSRAFGDKSLKSHLRSDPDIQWTNINNNTDILILASDGLWKVMSNQEAVDIAKKFKDPQKASKQLIAEAVKRDSKDDISCVVVRFRG, from the exons atggATCGACTGTGCTGCTTTAGTTCATCTCAG CTTGGAGAAGGGCGTTCGTATTCGAGTTCTGGTAAGGGGAAAAGCCATGAGGGTATGATAAAGTTTGGTTTCAGCCTAGTAAAAGGGAAAGCTAATCATCCTATGGAGGATTATCATGTGGCTAAGTTCATGCAGATTCAACAGCACGAGTTAGGGCTTTTTGCTATCTACGATGGTCATTTGGGAGATACTATACCATCCTATCTACAGAAGCATTTATTTGCCAATATCCTAAAGGAG GAAGAGTTTTGGGTTGACCCCTCTAGAGCCATCTCCAAAGCTTATGAGAAAACAGATCAGGCAATTCTTTCACAAAGCTCAGACTTGGGTCGTGGTGGATCCACTGCTGTAACTGCAATATTGATAAATGGAATAAAACTATGGGTGGCAAACGTAGGAGATTCACGTGCTGTTCTTTCTAGTGGGGGTCAGGCAATACAGATGACAACAGATCATGAACCCAACATTGAACGAGGCAGCATTGAGAATAGAGGTGGATTCGTCTCAAATATGCCAG GAGATGTTCCTAGAGTTAATGGACAGCTGGCAGTTTCACGTGCTTTCGGTGACAAGAGCCTTAAATCACATCTACGATCAGATCCCGACATTCAATGGACCAACATAAATAACAATACAGATATTTTAATTCTTGCAAGTGATGGTCTTTGGAAG GTGATGAGTAATCAAGAGGCTGTTGATATTGCAAAAAAGTTTAAAGACCCCCAGAAGGCTTCGAAACAACTAATTGCGGAAGCGGTTAAAAGAGACAGTAAAGATGACATATCTTGTGTTGTCGTTAGATTTAGAGGATAG
- the LOC107901459 gene encoding probable protein phosphatase 2C 9 isoform X2, translating to MIKFGFSLVKGKANHPMEDYHVAKFMQIQQHELGLFAIYDGHLGDTIPSYLQKHLFANILKEEEFWVDPSRAISKAYEKTDQAILSQSSDLGRGGSTAVTAILINGIKLWVANVGDSRAVLSSGGQAIQMTTDHEPNIERGSIENRGGFVSNMPGDVPRVNGQLAVSRAFGDKSLKSHLRSDPDIQWTNINNNTDILILASDGLWKVMSNQEAVDIAKKFKDPQKASKQLIAEAVKRDSKDDISCVVVRFRG from the exons ATGATAAAGTTTGGTTTCAGCCTAGTAAAAGGGAAAGCTAATCATCCTATGGAGGATTATCATGTGGCTAAGTTCATGCAGATTCAACAGCACGAGTTAGGGCTTTTTGCTATCTACGATGGTCATTTGGGAGATACTATACCATCCTATCTACAGAAGCATTTATTTGCCAATATCCTAAAGGAG GAAGAGTTTTGGGTTGACCCCTCTAGAGCCATCTCCAAAGCTTATGAGAAAACAGATCAGGCAATTCTTTCACAAAGCTCAGACTTGGGTCGTGGTGGATCCACTGCTGTAACTGCAATATTGATAAATGGAATAAAACTATGGGTGGCAAACGTAGGAGATTCACGTGCTGTTCTTTCTAGTGGGGGTCAGGCAATACAGATGACAACAGATCATGAACCCAACATTGAACGAGGCAGCATTGAGAATAGAGGTGGATTCGTCTCAAATATGCCAG GAGATGTTCCTAGAGTTAATGGACAGCTGGCAGTTTCACGTGCTTTCGGTGACAAGAGCCTTAAATCACATCTACGATCAGATCCCGACATTCAATGGACCAACATAAATAACAATACAGATATTTTAATTCTTGCAAGTGATGGTCTTTGGAAG GTGATGAGTAATCAAGAGGCTGTTGATATTGCAAAAAAGTTTAAAGACCCCCAGAAGGCTTCGAAACAACTAATTGCGGAAGCGGTTAAAAGAGACAGTAAAGATGACATATCTTGTGTTGTCGTTAGATTTAGAGGATAG